In Exiguobacterium acetylicum, the genomic stretch AAGCACAGTACGCCTTCCTGATTATTCTCATCATCTCTCTTTGATTCTCCCAACGGATTCATTCACTCGACTAAACCGAATAAACAGTTGTCGAACATGCTCAAATCATTTCATGATCCATTTCATCAAGCACTTAGGGGGAGGAGGAATCAAGATGTCAACGTCGCGACTCTTACAAGAATTCATGGAGTTGGTTCAAATCGATTCTGTATCTTACGCAGAAGGGGAGTTTCAGCATGCTTTAATTCAGCGTTTTCAAGCACTTGGTTTGACGATTTTAGAGGATGATACAAAAGGGCAGACAGGACTAGGTGCCAATAACTTCGTTGCCCGTCTTAAGGGTGTTGAAGGAATTGAACCGATCTTCTTCTCCTCACACATGGATACCGTTTCCCCCGGTCAAGGCATTCGTCCGCGAGAAAAAGACGATCGGATCGAGTCGGATCAGACGACGATACTTGCTGCGGATGATAAGGCAGGGATCGCAATCATGCTCGAATTGATTAAACGGATTCAAGAACAACGAATTCAGCACGGTCCGATCGAATTCATCCTGACGGCAGGGGAAGAGGTTGGTTTGCTAGGGGCGATGGCCGTCGACATGGCGATGTTAGAAGCGACCTATGGATATGTCCTTGATAATGGAGGTCCCGTCGGTGGGATCATCACGACGAGCCCCTCGATGTATCGGTTGGATGTAAGCGTGACCGGTCGCGCCGCTCACGCCGGTCTCGAACCTGAAAAAGGGATATCGGCAATTGAAGTCGTTGCTCAGGCAATCAGTCGGATGAAGCTAGGACGGATTGACCATGAAACGACAGCGAATATCGGTCAGATAAATGGTGGAACGGCGATGAACGTCGTCATGGAACGGTTAGAATTCGTCGCAGAAGTTCGTTCGTTCAATCATCACAAGTGTTTAGAACACGTCAAGATGATGGAGACGTTATTAAACGAAGAGGTCACGAAGTATGGAGCAAAACTGGACTTTCAGGCGACGCCCCTGATCACCGGATATCATTTTGAAGAGACGCATCCACTAGTGGTCCATGCCAAAACGTGTCTTGAGGTAGTCGGGCGTCATGCTCGTTTTGAGCGGTGTGGTGGAGGAACCGATGCTAACGTTTTTAATGAAAAAGGGAAGCATGTCGTCAACGTATCGATCGGTTACGAAGAAATTCATACTGTGAATGAATATATTCTAATCGAAGAATTCGAACATGCCGTCAACTTCGCTCTTGAACTCGTTCGACAGATGCCTTCTTTCCCATCGTCAAAGTAAGGTGTTCTTGGTCATGGATAAGCTGCCGCCTGGTCGTCTAAAAGGGAGGAAACCGCATGCAACCCATCATCGCCTTTACGATCATCATGCTCATCTGGACTGTCAGCGATTATGTTTCGAAAAAAACGAAGGCCTTATTATCTTCCTTATTCGTTGCCTCCATTATTTTCTTAATTGGATTCAAGACGAATCTTTTTCCAGAAGATTTGTTACCGACGTCCTCATTACTGCCACTTGGTCAAACGGTCGTCGGTATGATCATCGTCCACCTCGGAACTTTGATCAGTCTTGATGAATTCAAGCGACAGTGGAAAACGTTCTTGATCGGGGTATCAGCAGTGTTAGGCATTAGTGTCCTATTGTTTACGATCGGACGATTACTGCTTGATACCAATTACGTCTTAAGTGCGATTGCTGCCATCAGTGGTGGAACGATTTCCGTCATCATCGTGCAGGAGGAAGCATTAAATGCTGGACTAATCTCTGTCGCTGTTTTTCCAGTCTTGATTGCAGCCTTACAAGGATTGATCGGTTTTCCGCTGACATCGATCATTCTTCGGAAAGAAGCGCTCCGGATTCGGGACGGTGTTCGGGATGGTAGTATTACGAAACGTACGGAGCTTAATCCAGAACAAACCACTGAAAAGCAAACGATTCTTCCGGAACCGTTTCAAACGACGGCAGGTACATTGTTCGTCGTCGGAGTCGTCGTAATCATCTCGACGTTTCTCAGCGGTTTGACGAATGGCTGGCTCAATACGTTCGTCATTGCCTTGTTGCTCGGTATCGCCTTACGGGCAACTGGCGTCCTAAAACCAAACGTCTTGAACGGAATCGATGCCTATGGTCTGATGATGCTGGCGATTTTATTAATCATCTTTGGACCGCTTGCGACGACTTCATTTGCGGACCTCGTCGAACTACTCGTACCACTCTTGATTGCCTTTTCTCTTGGTGTACTAGGTATCGTATTGTTCGCGATGCTTGCCGGGAAACTGCTCGGATATTCCTATTCGATGGCGATCGCGATTGGTTTGACGTCCTTATATGGCTTTCCAGGTACATTGATTCTCAGTCAAGAAGCTGCTAAAAATATCGGGGAGACGGAAGATGAGGTCCAAATCATT encodes the following:
- a CDS encoding M20/M25/M40 family metallo-hydrolase; this encodes MSTSRLLQEFMELVQIDSVSYAEGEFQHALIQRFQALGLTILEDDTKGQTGLGANNFVARLKGVEGIEPIFFSSHMDTVSPGQGIRPREKDDRIESDQTTILAADDKAGIAIMLELIKRIQEQRIQHGPIEFILTAGEEVGLLGAMAVDMAMLEATYGYVLDNGGPVGGIITTSPSMYRLDVSVTGRAAHAGLEPEKGISAIEVVAQAISRMKLGRIDHETTANIGQINGGTAMNVVMERLEFVAEVRSFNHHKCLEHVKMMETLLNEEVTKYGAKLDFQATPLITGYHFEETHPLVVHAKTCLEVVGRHARFERCGGGTDANVFNEKGKHVVNVSIGYEEIHTVNEYILIEEFEHAVNFALELVRQMPSFPSSK